AATTAgcaataaaaagagagaaaaaaagaaagaaagaaacttttaaGTGGAAAGTGACACTACAGTGAGACCTGCAAAAAACTCGACAAGTTTGAAATAAACAACTTAAAAGAAGTCACCCACAGAACAATAACCTTttacaaagaagaaaccaacaactTTGTGTCACTAAATCTATAGAAATGTCAATAATGTTGCTGTACGGAAAGGGTTTCACTTGGGGTCTACAAAAATTCATGGTGTTCTTTGATGATGCATTGATATTCTCTATAACAAGAAATAGGAAGAGAGATACATCATTCATCATACTCGATTTTTCATGATATCGATCGGTTTTAAGTATAGCATGAAGAGAAGGGAATTGTTTGTGCCACTACTAGACTAAAATGCTCTGTTAATAATGTCACAATATAGAAGAAAGTGTGTCTTGCCAGGGTTAGAAAAAGTGTCTTGTGTGTATTTGTCCACTACAGCGACCAAGGTATTGTGAGCTACGATTACAATAACCAAGGTGAATTAGCCAATGCCCCCAATAATTGGGACAATGTAATcatgataatattaaaaaaaaagaaatgcaaTAAAGCAAACAGAAAATAGAATGCAACAATGAGCAATGAACAATGAAAGGGTGCTTCTTTAGTCATGTAAAAAGGAGTAATAATGTTGAGACCACTGGTTTTCATTGCACACAAAGTCACATAAGACAGATACACGACGAAGGGTAGTTATTCACTGCGATTCTGTTGACATAATTGGTCACTGTAAACTTTTTTGCTTCATAGACTCCTGTGAGTCATTATATTTGTTGGATGCCACTTACTATTActcaaaaagaaagtaaagtagAAGAAAGAATTGAACATTAACATCAGTCTTAAATTTTCAGCACTCCTATTCAAATGAGAAAAGAATCAATAcctttgattttaatttattcgCAATGCCTCCTTTGTTCAAACTGTCACTCCTCATTGGCATCTTCTCTGCCTTTACTTCCATTTTTCCCGACTATGTAGGCAAGGCCCCTACATCTTttaatctcaaaacaaaaataacatgacGTTATTGGAAGACACAACACATACTCACAAGTTAACACTATACGTAAATCAAATCTTCTATGTTTATTTATTGCAAGTAGCACACAGTGgcattgatttttctttttgaattttcctttcattataataattttgagcGCAAAACACATATCACCTCCAACTAAGATCTAATTACTCgtgaaaaaaatatcatgaCAAGGCCTTACTTACTTGGTCTTTCAGGACCACCAATAAGTATATATAGCATACAATCTTTTCTATTCCCTGTTCAATATGTCATGCTGACAGTTGAGACTTTTGTAATGAGATAACACAAAGCACTTCAAAATGCAGCTGTGGTACCTTTTTCGTTTCTTAAAGCAATTTACTGCAATCGAAGATACACATGAACAGCCCCAGGGAGTCCTAAAACATGTATACgcaacaagattttttttctctaaacaatatgaaaaaaagaagcttgGTTGCAACACGTGTTTAGGACAGTTCTGTATCCATCCTGCAAGGAAGTGTAGCCAGTGTTGATGTTTGGTCCTAATGGGTAACTTACTTCCAAGATTTATAGTCAAATTTAAATACTGCATGAACTGACAGGATCAAATGATGCAAAATGATCCCAATAAGCATGATCCAATGAGGTTACCAAACTTGGGTGTAGAGGATAGTGGGCAAGATTGTCTTCTCTCAAACTAAGCTCAAGTACAATGAGACCCAAGTAGGGGCCCTAGAGTACATGCTCTGACAGTGAGCGTAGCGAAGAGACAAATttattataagaagaaaaaactgcAGTAAAACAAGAGTTTTTACCTTTTATGTAGGAAATCTTGGCAGGGAGAGAATGTATGTACCCGGGATGTGAATTATTAACCTACCataaaaaagatgaaacttAGAAGTTAAAAATACTTTTCTAGTAACtttcacaatatatataatatgcaaaaaaaaatgaaataaaatgccACAAAGATATATTCATTTACAGTAAGAGACAAAAAGTAATGGCAATCCAGCTACATAGTGAACCAAGTATATGACTGTACCGCCCAAACCTTTCCTTTAaattcctctttctttttcctgAGAGTACTCTAAACCTCAAGTTTACTTCTACTTCTCTCATATCATTCCGCCtctttttgcattttctctCAAGAAAGTAGAAATGGGATTGACCTCATCCTTACGGTTCCGACAACGAAACAACAAGACTTTCCTCAGAATCTTCATGATCTTGGTTCTAAGCTGTATACCAGGTAGAACCAATCTTTGTTCCAATCACTCTGTTAGTAACCCAAAAGATCTACCTCCTTCAAATCCTTCAGATATTCGTTCCTCATTAGTTTCACTAGATTTGGAGGGTTACATTAGCTTTGATGATGTCCACAATGCCGCCAAGGACTTTGGCAACAGATACCAGTTGCCACCTTTGGCAATCCTACATCCGAGGTCTGTTTCTGATATTTCATCAATGATGAAGCATATAGTACATCTGGGTTCCACCTCAAATCTTACAGTAGCAGCCAGAGGCCATGGTCACTCGCTTCAAGGACAAGCTCTGGCTCATCAAGGTGTTGTCATCAAAATGGAGTCACTTCGAAATCCTAATATCAGGATTCACAAGGGGAAGCAACCGTATGTTGATGTCTCAGGTGGTGAATTATGGATCAACATTCTACGCGAGACTCTAAAATACGGTCTTTCACCAAAGTCCTGGACAGACTACCTTCATCTGACTGTTGGAGGTACTCTTTCAAACGCTGGAATCAGTGGTCAAGCGTTCAAGTATGGACCCCAAATCAACAACGTGTACCAGCTAGAGATTGTCACAGGTATGTCGTTCAAGCTATAGGTCTATAtatggtagtctaaaaaaggCATCTCTTCAGAAGCAAAAATACTGACGACTTAAATAGTTTTGGACTCTAAATAAGTGTGCATAGGCGCAAATGTGAAACATGTACGCACGATTTTAATTTGCACCaagaaaaaagttatataaacGATATATTTTCCATATTGAATCAGGGAAAGGAGAAGTTGTAACCTGTTCTGAGAAGCGGAATTCTGAACTTTTCTACAGTGTTCTTGGCGGGCTTGGACAGTTTGGCATAATCACCCGGGCACGGATATCTCTTGAACCAGCACCGCATATGGTAAAGTTCTATCTTAAGCATGGCTGCTAGAAAAAGTAACTAGTCAAAATATACTTTCTGATTCTAAGCACGAGTTTCCTGATACAGTCAAATGAATTTTGCTAGGTTAAATGGATCAGGGTACTCTACTCTGACTTCTCTGTATTTTCAAGGGATCAAGAACATCTGATTTCAAAGGAGAAAACCTTTGATTACGTtgaaggatttgtgataatcaATAGAACAGACCTCCTCAATAATTGGAGATCATCATTCAGACCTAACGATTCCACAGAGGCTAGCAAATTCAAGTCAGATGGGAAAACTCTTTATTGCCTAGAAGTGGTCAAATATTTCAACACAGAAGAAGCTAACTCAATGCATAAGGTAAGATGTGAAAGCAATATTAGTTTCTAAAGAGAGCTCTAGATGTTGGTCGTTAACATAACGAATGGTTACCTTGCAGGAAACTGGCAAGTTACTTTCAGAGTTGAATTATATTCCATCCACTTTGTTTACATCTGAAGTGCCATATATTGAGTTTCTGGATCGAGTGCATATTGCGGAGAGAAAACTGAGAGCAAAGGGTTTATGGGAGGTTCCACATCCCTGGCTGAATCTCCTGATTCCCAAGAGCAGTATATCTAAATTTGCTACAGAGGTTTTTCACAACATTATCACAAGCAACAATAACGGACCTATCCTTATTTATCCAGTTAATCAATCCAAGTAAGTGAGCGAAAAATGCCAAAACCATATGCTTCCAATGATTTTATAAACATAGAATTTACTAACCATATccaacttttcttttgttgcaggTGGAACAAACAAACATCTTTGATAACTCCAAATGAAGATATCTTCTACCTCGTGGCCTTTCTCCCCTCTGCAGTGCCAAAATCCTCAGGGAAAAACGATTTAGAGTACCtattgaaacaaaaccaaagagtAATGAACTTCTGCACAACAGCAAATCTCCATGTGAAGCAGTATTTGCCCCATTACGAAACACAACAAGAGTGGAAATCACACTTTGGCAAAAGATGGGAAACATTTTCACAAAGGAAACATGCCTACGACCCTCTAACGATTCTAGCCCCTGGCCAGAGAATATTccaaaagacaacaacaacaagaacacagTTATCTCCCATCCAACTCTCAAAGTCAAAAGCAGTCCCCAAAGGTACCACAAGAAGAGCATCAGTACTACTAAAACCAAGAACTGTATAAAACACAAACGTATCCTGTGTCCTTGTAACGGCTCAGGCTAGGCAGCAAGAGATTGaaaaattctttctttctttcttttttggtgaaaGAACAAATTTTACAGTCTGAAACAGATTGCAATATTTTTATAGGATCCATAGAATCCTACGCAGTGTCCCTTACATATACAGTAGTAGGATATACTATAAAACTCAAAGACATCATCTTTTTCAATAACATCTTCTCTGTAAGACCCTCTTTATATACCTCTAGCCTCAGCAAACAATTTACAAAAAGCTGAAAACAAATCTCCAAATCAGAACTCACGAAGCGACTTACCTTAAAAGAATCGACCTTGGAATCTCAATTGAGTTCAGTAGCCGCGGGACGGGAGTATCCAAATCCTAATTTCGCGCCTTTGCGCCATGAATAGTCCCGaagaagctttcttcttctctcttcttcaaattGTGGAGATTTTTTCAAATTACGCTTCGTCTGTCACACGCACGACACGAGTACagtaataatttaataatacacacgtgtgtgtttatatattttataaattttaatttaattagttttctgGGAAGCAGACGCTCCTCGGAATacttctcgtcttcttcttcttcaattggtAAATAATCACAAAAGCCCTAACGGGTACTAGTGTGTTGAAGCTAAATACATTTCACCTACAGATTCCTTTTCTAAAGCCctaaattttcgatttttttgtgatttttgaaaaagaatcgattttttttttttggatgtctCCTGCGGCGGTGGAGATTGGTTCTCCGGTTGAaaaattctcttctttcttaaacCCTAATCAAAATTACTCCGAGTTATTCCCGGAGAGTGTTCGCTCTCACGATCAACGAAACATGGACGCTTCCTTCTCCTCCGGGTTTGGAGGTGGTTCAGGACAACACACCAAGTCTCGTCAAAAGCCGAGGCTGGTGAAACTGAGGAAGAACGGTAGATTGGTGAAAGGACCCTCTTTTTCCGGCGAGGTTTTTTCTGGTTTCAATCCGTTTGTGCCGCCCagtaaaggtaaaaaaaaaaaaaaaaacttgaagttGATTTCAATGAAGATCCAGCTTTTGATACTTTGTGAGctgattgtttttttgtttttgtttttgttaatgtagGTAGTCTTCATATGAAGAGTGGGAATGATAGAAAGGATAGTGAGTCACCTGGGGATAAATGTTTCGTCTTTGGAGCTAATGGGAATAGTTCTGGTGCAAAAGCTAGTCCAGGTAATGCCACAGTATCTTCTTTTTCTGATGAGGAGTTTAGTACACCTATAGGGGACTCTGTGTTGGGTTCAGAATCTACTGAAGAACATTCAGATAGAGTTGCGGGAAAGGTAGATAATGATAATCCTGAAAACGTCAGACAGTGTAGTGAGAGCACAACTTGTGATGCGAAAACTGGACTTGAGTTTGATAGCAAGTCTAACAGTGTACAGTTTGCTCATGGTAAAAGTAAATTTTTCCATAAAGATGGTCCTGGAATCAACCTGGCTGCTGACATGGAGAAGCTTAATATCAGTGAGTCCAGAGTTCATGGTGGCAGCGACTATGAGGAAGCAAGGAAATCCAATAACATACCTGTGTTTACTTTTGGTAGCGTTGGAAAGCTTGATCCTAAATGTAAAGAAGGTGCGGCAACTTCTGCGTCATGCTCTTTCAGTTCTAATGGTTTTCATGAAGGTAATAATGCAGAGGATGTAAAATTCCGTTCCAAGACTACCGACATAAACAACTTATCAAACACCAGCTTTGGTACAAGAACATCCTTTGAGGATTTGAAGGTACCCGAATGGGATCCTGCTTTGCTTAAGAACAGTCTTTTTCCAGAATTGAGTAGAAAGTCAGTACATGCACGAAGAAATCGTTTGTCCAAGGACAGGAAACCGAAGAACGTCaaggaaaaaatgaaacagCGTGAGCCAGATCGTTGCAACAATCAGACTTCTGAGGGAATTCAGGCTCAAGAAAAACTCAACTCCCCTGGATATTGCTCACCGATGGATTATTCTCCATATCAAGGTGAGAAAGCCAGCAATCAATTTTCAACAGAAACTCCTCTAACATCAATTGATCCCGCACATTCAAGCAAACATGACAATTCCCGTTCTAGCAATGACTTTAAGGTTGCCTCAGCCAGGGATTCATCTCACTTCACAGCAGAGGATCATGGAAGTAGTTGTATGCCGAAATTTTCTTTCTCAGCATCCACCTCTCAGGGAACTATTCCACATAAAAAGCTTCAAGCTGTAAAGAAATATAGGAGGAAATTTAATAACAGTTTGTCAAAAAACAATCTTAATGCAACCATGCGAAACAATCAAGAGAATCAACCTGTGAATACAGGTCAAGCCAAAAAAGACTCAGGCTCTACATCGATGATGCCTGATGTCTGTGAGGTTTGGCGACTAAGGTATCATATACTAACTCAAGAACTTGAACATTGGtgctttttgtatattttctctCTGAGAATTGAGAGAAGTAATTTTGTGTATCAGGGGAAATCAAGCCTACAAAAATGGTCATATGTGTAAAGCTGAGGAATGTTACACTCAGGGTATTAATTCTTCCCCGTCAAGTGATAGTTCAGAATTCTTTGCCAAGCTTCTTGCACTATGCTATGGTAACCGTGCAGCAGCAAGGATTTCTCTTGGAAG
The sequence above is drawn from the Camelina sativa cultivar DH55 chromosome 4, Cs, whole genome shotgun sequence genome and encodes:
- the LOC104782642 gene encoding cytokinin dehydrogenase 1 translates to MGLTSSLRFRQRNNKTFLRIFMILVLSCIPGRTNLCSNHSVSNPKDLPPSNPSDIRSSLVSLDLEGYISFDDVHNAAKDFGNRYQLPPLAILHPRSVSDISSMMKHIVHLGSTSNLTVAARGHGHSLQGQALAHQGVVIKMESLRNPNIRIHKGKQPYVDVSGGELWINILRETLKYGLSPKSWTDYLHLTVGGTLSNAGISGQAFKYGPQINNVYQLEIVTGKGEVVTCSEKRNSELFYSVLGGLGQFGIITRARISLEPAPHMVKWIRVLYSDFSVFSRDQEHLISKEKTFDYVEGFVIINRTDLLNNWRSSFRPNDSTEASKFKSDGKTLYCLEVVKYFNTEEANSMHKETGKLLSELNYIPSTLFTSEVPYIEFLDRVHIAERKLRAKGLWEVPHPWLNLLIPKSSISKFATEVFHNIITSNNNGPILIYPVNQSKWNKQTSLITPNEDIFYLVAFLPSAVPKSSGKNDLEYLLKQNQRVMNFCTTANLHVKQYLPHYETQQEWKSHFGKRWETFSQRKHAYDPLTILAPGQRIFQKTTTTRTQLSPIQLSKSKAVPKGTTRRASVLLKPRTV
- the LOC104782640 gene encoding uncharacterized protein LOC104782640, with amino-acid sequence MSPAAVEIGSPVEKFSSFLNPNQNYSELFPESVRSHDQRNMDASFSSGFGGGSGQHTKSRQKPRLVKLRKNGRLVKGPSFSGEVFSGFNPFVPPSKGSLHMKSGNDRKDSESPGDKCFVFGANGNSSGAKASPGNATVSSFSDEEFSTPIGDSVLGSESTEEHSDRVAGKVDNDNPENVRQCSESTTCDAKTGLEFDSKSNSVQFAHGKSKFFHKDGPGINLAADMEKLNISESRVHGGSDYEEARKSNNIPVFTFGSVGKLDPKCKEGAATSASCSFSSNGFHEGNNAEDVKFRSKTTDINNLSNTSFGTRTSFEDLKVPEWDPALLKNSLFPELSRKSVHARRNRLSKDRKPKNVKEKMKQREPDRCNNQTSEGIQAQEKLNSPGYCSPMDYSPYQGEKASNQFSTETPLTSIDPAHSSKHDNSRSSNDFKVASARDSSHFTAEDHGSSCMPKFSFSASTSQGTIPHKKLQAVKKYRRKFNNSLSKNNLNATMRNNQENQPVNTGQAKKDSGSTSMMPDVCEVWRLRGNQAYKNGHMCKAEECYTQGINSSPSSDSSEFFAKLLALCYGNRAAARISLGRLREAIRDCEMAASLDPSYIKAYMRAANCHLVLGELGSAVQYFNKCMESTSTVCLDRRSTIEAAEGLQQAQRVAEFTSCASILLEKRTPDGASDALVPISNALLISSCSDKLLQMKAEALFMIRRYKDVIELCDNTLPTSERNFVSAGIGGTTNVDGLGSTHHKLIVWRWNMISKSHFYLGNLEKALDILEKNQGECRESPVSLVATISELLRYKNAGNEAVRDGKYMEAVEQYTAALSRNVDSRPFAAICFCNRAAANQALVQIADAIADCSLAMALDENYTKAVSRRATLHEMIRDYDQAASDLQRLISILVKQSDKTKKTPEASAERASSRKELKQARQRLSVMEEKSKESIPLDFFLIMGVKTTDTAADIKKSYRKAALRHHPDKAAQILVRSESEGPWLKEILEEVHKGADRLFKIIGEAYSVLSDPAKRSDYELEEEIRKAKASRESYRRRKAAEESSPTYQTSATRRYWRDSGSTYRNTPSWW